GGATCGACGTGTAGCGATCGTCCGCAACGACCTTCTCCGAGATCAGGATCGAGTCTTCGAAGTTGTAGCCGTTCCACGGCATGAACGCGACCAGCATGTTCTGGCCAAGCGCCAGTTCACCGAGGTCCGTCGAAGCGCCGTCAGCCAGCACGTCGCCGCGCGCAACCTTGTCGCCGACCTTCGCGATCGGACGCTGGTTGATGTTCGTGTTCTGGTTCGAACGCGTGTACTTGATCAGGTTGTAGATGTCGACGCCGACGTCGCCAGCCACCGCTTCATCATCGTTCACACGAATCACGATACGGCCTGCATCGACGTAGTCGACCACACCACCACGCAGCGCCTGCACGGTCGTGCCCGAGTCGACAGCCACCGTGCGCTCGATACCCGTACCGACGACCGGCTTCTCCGGACGCAGACACGGCACAGCCTGACGCTGCATGTTCGAGCCCATCAATGCACGGTTCGCGTCGTCGTGCTCGAGGAACGGAATCAGCGATGCGGCCACCGACACGATCTGCGACGGCGCCACGTCCATGTACTGGATGCGGTCCGGCGTGACCATCAGCGTTTCGCCCGCTTCACGCGACGACACGAGTTCGTCGGTCAGCGTGCCATCTTCCGCCACGGCCGCGTTCGCCTGAGCGATCACGTAACGGCCTTCTTCGATTGCCGACAGATAGTCGATCTGATCCGTGACCTTGCTGTCCGTCACCTTGCGATACGGCGTTTCGAGGAAGCCGTATTCGTTCAGGTGCGCGTACAGCGCCAGCGAGTTGATCAGGCCGATGTTCGGACCTTCCGGCGTTTCAATCGGGCACACACGGCCATAGTGGGTCGGGTGCACGTCGCGGACTTCAAAGCCAGCGCGCTCGCGCGTCAGACCACCCGGGCCAAGTGCCGAAACACGGCGCTTGTGGGTGATTTCCGACAGCGGATTGGTCTGGTCCATGAACTGCGACAGCTGCGACGAACCGAAGAACTCGCGAATTGCCGACGAAATCGGCTTCGAGTTGATCAGGTCGTGCGGCATCAGGTTTTCGCTTTCGGCCTGGCCGAGGCGTTCCTTCACTGCACGTTCGACACGCACGAGACCCGCGCGGAACTGGTTTTCCGCCAGTTCGCCGACGCAACGCACACGACGATTGCCCAAGTGGTCGATATCGTCCACTTCGCCCTTGCCGTTACGCAGTTCGACCAGGATCTTGATGGTCGCGAGGATGTCGTCGTCCTGCAGCGTCATCGGGCCGACGATTTCGTCACGGCCGACGCGGCGGTTGAACTTCATACGACCCACCTTCGACAGGTCGTACGCTTCTTCGCTGTAGAACAGACGGTTGAACAGCGCCTCGACGGCTTCTTCCGTCGGCGGTTCGCCCGGACGCATCATGCGGTAGATTGCGATGCGCGCGGCCATCTTGTCGGCCGTTTCGTCGATACGCAGCGTCGACGAGATGTACGGACCTTGATCCAGATCGTTCGTGTAGAGCGTCTGGATGTCCTTGATCTTCGCTTCGCGCAGCTTTTCGAGCACGCTTTCGGTGACTTCGTCGTTCGCGTTTGCGATCACTTCGCCCGTGTCGCCATCAACCACGTTCTTCGCGAGCACGCGGCCGAGCAGGTAGTCTTCGGGGACCGAAATGTACTTGGTCTTCGCGTTTTCGAGGTCGCGAATGTGCTTCGCGTTGATACGCTTGTCCTTCTGGACGATGACCTTGCCGTCGCGATCCGTAATGTCGAAGCGCGCGACTTCACCGCGCAGACGCTCCGGCACGAACTCCATCTGCGCGCCTTCCGGCATCAGCGTGAAGTTATCGAACACGAAGAAGTTCGCGAGGATCTGTTCCGGCGTCAGGCCGATTGCCTTCAGCAGGATCGTGACAGGCATCTTGCGACGACGGTCGACGCGGAAGTACAGCACGTCCTTCGGATCGAATTCGAAGTCGAGCCACGAGCCACGGTAAGGAATGATCCGTGCCGAGAACAGCAGCTTGCCGGAGCTGTGCGTCTTGCCCTTGTCGTGTTCGAAGAACACGCCAGGCGAACGGTGCAACTGCGAC
This is a stretch of genomic DNA from Paraburkholderia caribensis. It encodes these proteins:
- the rpoB gene encoding DNA-directed RNA polymerase subunit beta, yielding MQYSFTEKKRIRKSFAKRPIVHQVPFLLATQLESFSTFLQAEVPTVQRKPEGLQAAFTSVFPIVSHNGFARLEFVSYMLSPPAFNIKECQQRGLTYCSALRAKVRLVLLDKESPSKPVVKEVKEQEVYMGEIPLMTPTGSFVINGTERVIVSQLHRSPGVFFEHDKGKTHSSGKLLFSARIIPYRGSWLDFEFDPKDVLYFRVDRRRKMPVTILLKAIGLTPEQILANFFVFDNFTLMPEGAQMEFVPERLRGEVARFDITDRDGKVIVQKDKRINAKHIRDLENAKTKYISVPEDYLLGRVLAKNVVDGDTGEVIANANDEVTESVLEKLREAKIKDIQTLYTNDLDQGPYISSTLRIDETADKMAARIAIYRMMRPGEPPTEEAVEALFNRLFYSEEAYDLSKVGRMKFNRRVGRDEIVGPMTLQDDDILATIKILVELRNGKGEVDDIDHLGNRRVRCVGELAENQFRAGLVRVERAVKERLGQAESENLMPHDLINSKPISSAIREFFGSSQLSQFMDQTNPLSEITHKRRVSALGPGGLTRERAGFEVRDVHPTHYGRVCPIETPEGPNIGLINSLALYAHLNEYGFLETPYRKVTDSKVTDQIDYLSAIEEGRYVIAQANAAVAEDGTLTDELVSSREAGETLMVTPDRIQYMDVAPSQIVSVAASLIPFLEHDDANRALMGSNMQRQAVPCLRPEKPVVGTGIERTVAVDSGTTVQALRGGVVDYVDAGRIVIRVNDDEAVAGDVGVDIYNLIKYTRSNQNTNINQRPIAKVGDKVARGDVLADGASTDLGELALGQNMLVAFMPWNGYNFEDSILISEKVVADDRYTSIHIEELNVVARDTKLGPEEITRDISNLAEVQLGRLDESGIVYIGAEVEAGDVLVGKVTPKGETQLTPEEKLLRAIFGEKASDVKDTSLRVPSGMSGTVIDVQVFTREGIQRDKRAQQIIDDELKRYRLDLNDQLRIVEGDAFQRLARMLEGKVANGGPKKLAKGTKIERAYLEDLDHYHWFDIRLADEEAAAQLEAIKDSIEQKRHQFDLAFEEKRKKLTQGDELPPGVLKMVKVYLAVKRRLQPGDKMAGRHGNKGVVSKIVPIEDMPYMADGRPADVVLNPLGVPSRMNVGQVLEVHLGWAAKGLGWRIGEMLQRQAKIEEVRKFLTKIYNESGRAEELESFSDDEILELAKNLREGVPFATPVFDGATEEEMSSMLDLAYPDDIAQNLGMTKSKNQVRLFDGRTGEAFERTVTVGYMHYLKLHHLVDDKMHARSTGPYSLVTQQPLGGKAQFGGQRFGEMEVWALEAYGASYVLQEMLTVKSDDVTGRTKVYENLVKGDHVIDAGMPESFNVLVKEIRSLGIDIDLDRN